The DNA segment GGTCGCAACGGCATCCTCGCCTTCACCGGCGCCTACCACGGCATGACCGCGGGCGCCCTGGCCGCGTCCGGCGGCGCCCCCGACCTCCAGGTGGGCCGCCTGCCCTATCCGCAGGACTACCGCTGCCCCTTCGGCGTCGGCGGCCCGCGCGGCGCCGAACTCGCCGCCCGCTGGACCGAGTCCGTCCTCGACGACCCCAAGTCGGGCGTGCCCCGGCCGGCCGGGATGATCCTCGAACCCGTGCAGGGCGAGGGCGGGGTGATCCCGGCGCCGGACGACTGGCTGCGCCGGCTGCGCCGGGTCACCGCCGACCGGTCGATCCCCCTGATCGCGGACGAGGTCCAGACCGGGGTCGGCCGTACCGGCGCCTTCTGGGCCGTGGACCACAGCGGGATCACCCCCGACGTGATGGTCCTGTCCAAGGCCATCGGCGGCAGCCTCCCGCTGGCCGTCGTCGTCTACCGCGAGGAACTCGACGTCTGGCAGCCCGGCGCCCACGCGGGCACCTTCCGCGGCAACCAGCTCGCCATGGCCGCGGGCACCGCCACCCTCGCCCACGTCCGCGAGAACGGCCTCGCCGAACGAGCCGCCACCCTCGGCGACCGCATGCTGAAGCAACTCCGCCAACTGCAGGACGAGTTCGCCTGTGTGGGAGACGTACGGGGGCGCGGGCTGATGATCGGGGTCGAGCTGGTCGACCCGGCGGGCGAGTCCGTACCGGAAGCGCGCCGCTCCGAGGCGGACGGCTGGGACTTCGCCCCGGCGCCCCACCCCGCCGACCCCGAACTCGCCGCCGCCGTCCAGCGCGAGTGCCTCGACCGGGGGCTCATCGTGGAACTCGGCGGCCGCCACAACAGCGTCGTACGGCTCCTGCCTCCGCTCACCATCAGCGACGAGCAGGCGTCGGCCGTACTGGACCGTCTCGCCGACGCGGTGACCGCCGCGAGCCGCGACCGCCGGCACACGGGCTAGCCACCGCCGGACCATCCCACCGCCGACGCGCACCATCCCCGCGCGTCGGCGGAGAGCGGCGAACCCGCCTCCAGGCATCGCCACCCTGCCGAACCCGCACACCAGCCGTCGTGCGTCGGCACCCCCTGCTCGCATCACCGCCCCGCCTCTCATCCGCCGTGCGGAACCCCTCCGCGACCGGACCCGCACCCGCTTCACCCCCGAGGACCTGTCATGAACGCCACCCCCGCACCCGACGGCCGTTCCGAGACCCCCGACGAACCGGCGGACCCCGGCAGCGCCCCCGTACCGCTCGCCGAGGCGGTGCCGCACCAGAAGCGGCGCACCCCGGCCGCCGGACGGCCCGGCGAGCCCGACGCCGACCCGCTGGAGGGCGCCGACCCGCACACCGCGGCCCAGGCGGCGGCGGTGGAGAACCTCCTGCGCTGCTGGGTACGCGAGACCGCCCTCACCGCACCGGACAACGGCACCCTGCACATCCCGCTCCCGGCCAGCGGCACCGCCCTCATCACCCCCGTCCGCCACTGGTCCCCGACCGGCTGGCACCGCTTCGGCCCGCCCCGGCTCGCCGCTGCCCCCGAGCACGCCCCCTCGGTCGACGCCGTCACCCTGGCCGCCCTCCTCACCCGCGAGCGCCCCGGCCGGGCGGACACCACCGAGCCGCACGGCACCGCTCCGGCGGACGGCGCCGAACTCGTCGCCCGGGTCGCCGACTCACAGCGCCGCACCGCCACCTTCCTGACCGACCGACGCGCCCACCCCGAGGACGGGCCCGACCTCTTCCTCAGCGCCGAACAGGCCCTCCTCCTCGGTCACCCCCTGCACCCCACCCCCAAGAGCCGCGAGGAACTCACAGACGCCGAAGCCCGGCAGTACGCACCGGAACTCCGTGGCTCCTTCCCCCTGCACTGGATGGCCGTCGCCCCCTCCCTGCTCGCCTCCGACTCGGCCTGGACCGAACGTGGCCGCGCCGTCCCCGCCGGTGGGCTCCTCCGTCAGCTCGCCGGAACCGACCTGCCCCTGCCCGACGGCTACAGCGCCCTGCCCCTGCACCCCTGGCAAGCCCGCGACGTACGCCACCGCGCCCCGGTCGCCGCTCTGCTGGACGCCGGCCTCCTGCGCGACCTCGGCCCCCTCGGTTCCCCCTGGCACCCCACCTCCTCCGTACGGACCGTGCACCGCTCGGACGCCCCGGCGATGCTCAAGCTGTCGCTCGGCCTGCGCATCACCAACTCCCGCCGGGAGAACCTGCGCAAGGAACTCCACCGGGGGGTCGAGGTGCACCGCCTGCTGCGCGCCGGGCTGGCGAAGCACTGGCAGGCCGTCCACCCCGGCTTCGACATCGTCCGCGACCCCGCCTGGCTCGCGGTGGACGGTCCGGACGGGCTGCCGGTGCCCGGCCTCGACGTGATGATCAGGCACAACCCCTTCGCTCCCACCGACGACATCGGCTGCGTCGCCGGACTCGTCTCCCCGCGCCCGGACTTCGAGCCGAGCGCGACGGCAGGGCCCAGGGGCCTCCGCTCCCGCCTGGCCCGGCTCGTCGGGCGGCTCGCCGCCCGCACCGGCCGTCCCGTGGGCGCGGTCGCCGCCGAGTGGTTCCTGCGCTACCTCGAACAGGCCGTCCGGCCCGTGCTCTGGCTGGACGGCGAGGCCGGGATCGCGCTGGAGGCGCACCAGCAGAACACCCTGCTCCGCCTCGACCAGGACGGCTGGCCCGCCGGCGGCCGCTACCGCGACAACCAGGGCTACTACTTCCGCGAGTCCCGCCGGGGCGAACTCGACGCCCTGCTGCCGGGCATCGGCGAGCGCAGCGACACCTTCGTCTCCGACGAGGTCACCGACGAACGCTTCGCCTACTACCTCGCCGTCAACAACGTGTTCGGCCTCATCGGCGCCTTCGGCTCCCAGCGCCTGGCCGACGAGCACCTCCTTCTCGCCGCGTTCCGCCGCTTCCTCACCGCCGCCGCCACCGGCCCCGCCGCCCTGAGCAGTTCCCTGCCGGGCAACCTGCTCGACTCACCCGTACTGCGCTGCAAGGCCAACCTGCTGACCCGGCTGCACGGCCTGGACGAACTCGTCGGACCCGTCGACACCCAGTCCGTCTACGTCACCATCGCCAACCCCCTCCATTCCTGAACCCCTTCTCACCCGCCCCCTGAGAGGAGCGCACGTGTCCGTCACCGAAACCGGCGCCGCCGAAGCCCTTCCCCTCCCGGCCGCCCCCGACCGCTCACCCGGCGCCGACACCGGGGCGAGCGCGCTCCTCTGGGACAACGAGGAGACACTGGATCTGCGCCTGCCTCCCGAATTCGCGGCGCTGCGAGCCGCGTTGCCCGGCCAGGCGGCATCACCACGCGACGCGGACCTGCTGGACGGCCTCCGCACCTGGGGCCCAACCCCCACGCCCGCGGGCACCTTTGAGCTGATCCCCGTCCACCCCGACCGCGATCTCCCCCTCATCCACGGGTGGATGAACGACCCCGCGGTCGCCCAGTACTGGGAACTGGCCGGAACACCGGACCTGACGGAGCGCCACCTCCGCGCCCAGCTGGACGGCGACGGACGCAGCGTGCCCTGCCTGGGCATGCTCGACGGCACCGCCATGAGCTACTGGGAGATCTACCGGGCCGACCTCGACCCGCTGGCCCGCTTCTACCAGGCGCGCCCGCACGACACGGGTATCCACCTGCTGATCGGGGACGCCGCGCACCGGGGGGGAGGGCTCGGCTCCGCCCTGCTCACGGCCGTGGCCGAGCTGGTCATGGAGCACCGCCGCACCTGCACACGCGTCGTCGCTGAACCTGACATGCGCAACACCCCCTCGGTGATCGCCTTCCGTAACGCCGGTTTCCAGTGCCGGGCGGAGATCGAGCTGCCCGGCAAGCGGGCCGCCCTCATGATCCGGGACCGGGTCCGGCCTGAACTCTCGTAGCACCACGTGACCGGGTGCTCACCTGTTGTACGTATGGCGGTTCCGGCGAGTTCCCGCTTTTCGGGAAAAAAGTTCAGGAGTTCGGACGTGTTCGCATCCCGCTCCGCCCGCCCCGGCGAGCGGGCACGATTGTCAGTGGGGGGCCGTAGGGTGGTCGGGCTATGACGAAGCCCTCACTCCCCGAACTCCTCCACGCCGCCGTCTCCGCCGTCGGCGGCACGGAGCGCCCCGGCCAGGTCACCATGGCCGAAGCGGTCGCCGAGGCGATCGACGACACCTCCCATCTGCTGGTCCAGGCCGGTACCGGCACCGGAAAGTCGCTCGGTTATCTCGTGCCCGCGCTCGCGCACGGGGAGCGGGTCGTCGTCGCCACCGCCACGCTCGCCCTCCAGCGCCAGCTCGTGGAGCGCGACCTGCCGCGCACGGTCGACGCCCTGCACCCGCTGCTGCGGCGCCGGCCCGAGTTCGCCATGCTCAAGGGCCGCTCCAACTATCTGTGTCTGCACCGGCTGCACGAGGGGATGCCGCAGGACGAGGAGGACGGCCTCTTCGACCAGTTCGAGGCGGCCGCCCCCACCAGCAAGCTCGGCCAGGACCTGCTCCGGCTGCGCGACTGGTCCGACGAGACGGAGAACGGCGACCGGGACGACCTCACACCGGGCGTCTCCGACCGGGCCTGGGCCCAGGTGTCGGTGTCGTCGCGCGAGTGCCTCGGCGCCTCGAAGTGCGCGTACGGGGCCGAGTGCTTCGCGGAGATGGCCCGGGAGCGCGCCAAGCTCGCGGACGTCGTGGTGACCAACCACGCGCTGCTGGCGATCGACGCCATCGAGGGTGCCCCGGTGCTGCCGCAGCACGAGGTGCTGATCGTGGACGAGGCGCACGACCTAGTCTCCCGGGTCACCGGCGCCGCCACCGGCGAACTCACCCCCGGCCAGGTCAACCGGGCGGTCCGCCGCTCGGCCAAGCTGGTCAACGAGAAGGCCGCCGACCAGCTCCAGACCGCCGCCGAGGGCTTCGAGCGGCTGATGGAGCTGGCCCTGCCGGGCCGCCTGGAGGAGATCCCCGAAGACCTCGGCTACGCCCTGGCCGCCCTCCGTGACGCGGCCCGCACGGTGATCACCGCGCTCGGCTCGACGCGCGACAAGTCCGTCCAGGACGAGGACGCCGTCCGCAAGCAGGCGGTCGCCTCCGTCGAGACGGTGTACGCCGTCGCCGAGCGGGTGCTGAACGGCTCGGAGTGGGACGTCGTCTGGTACGAGCGCCACGACCGCTTCGGCGCCTCCCTGCGGGTCGCCCCGATGTCGGTCTCCGGGCTGCTCCGGGAGAAACTCTTCACCGATCGCAGCGTGGTCCTGACCTCGGCGACCCTGAAGCTCGGCGGCGACTTCAACGGCGTCGGCGCCTCGCTGGGCCTGGCACCGGAGGGGACCGAGGGCGACGACCTGCCGCAGTGGAAGGGCATCGACGTCGGCTCGCCCTTCGACTACCGCAAGCAGGGCATCCTCTACATCGCCAAGCACCTCGCCCGCCCCGCCCGGGACGGCGACCGGGGCGACATGCTGGACGAGCTGACCGAGCTGATCCAGGCCGCCGGCGGCCGCACGCTGGGCCTGTTCTCCTCCATGCGCGCCGCACAGCTCGCGGCGGAGGAACTGCGGGTGCGCATCCCCGAGTTCCCCATCCTGCTCCAGGGCGAGGAGACGCTCGGCGAGCTGATCAAGAACTTCGCGGCCGACCCCCGCACGTGCCTGTTCGGCACGCTGTCGCTGTGGCAGGGCGTGGACGTGCCGGGGCCGAGCTGTCAGCTCGTGGTGATGGACAAGATCCCGTTCCCGCGCCCCGACGACCCGCTGATGAGCGCTCGCCAGAAGGCGGTGGAGGACGCGGGTGGCAACGGCTTCATGGCGGTGGCGGCCACCCATGCCGCGCTGCTGATGGCGCAGGGCGCCGGCCGGCTCGTCCGGGCGTCCGGGGACCGTGGCGTGGTCGCGGTCCTGGACCAGCGGCTGGCGACCGCCCGCTACGGGTCGTATCTGAAGGCGTCGCTGCCCGACTTCTGGACCACGACCGACCGCAATCAGGTGCGCAAGTCGCTCGCGGCGATCGACGCGATGGCGAAGCAGGCCGAGGGGGCCGAGGAGGAGTGAGCCGGAGCCGCAGGCAGGAGCGCTGCTGACGGCAATGGCAGGGCCCCGGAACCGGCGCAGGGGTTCCGGGGCCCGGTGCAGGGGGACGAGCCGGGGGCTTGTCCGGTGCGGGGCGTCACACGCGGCGGAGCACCGCGACGACCTTGCCGAGGATGGTGGCGTCGTCGCCGGGGATGGGCTCGTAGGCCGCGTTGTGCGGGAGGAGCCAGACATGGCCGTCCTCGCGCTTGAAGCGCTTGACCGTGGCCTCGCCGTCGAGCATGGCGGCCACGATGTCGCCGTTCTCCGCGACCGGCTGGCGGCGGACCGTGACCCAGTCGCCGTCACAGATCGCGGCCTCGATCATGGAGTCGCCGACGACCTTGAGGACGAACAGCTCACCGTCACCGACGAGCTGCCGGGGGAGAGGGAAGACGTCCTCGACGGACTCCTCGGCGAGGATCGGGCCACCGGCGGCGATGCGGCCGACCAGCGGGACGTACGACGCGGCGGGCTTGCCGGCGGTGTCCGTGGGCTGCACGCTGACCGCCTGGTCGGAGCCGCGGACCTCGTACGCGCGGGGCCGGTGCGGGTCGCGGCGCAGGAAGCCCTTGCGCTCGAGCGCCATGAGCTGGTGCGCGACCGAGGAGGTGCTGGAGAGGCCGACCGCCTGGCCGATCTCCCGCATGGACGGCGGGTATCCACGACGCTGCACGGAGTCCCGGATGACCTCGATCACCCGGCGCTGGCGGTCGGTGAGCCCCGAACTGTCCGCGCGAATGCCTGGAGGCCGGCCCGGCTGGGAGCGCTTGTGGCCCTCGGGCGTGGCTTCGTTCATCGCGTGCACCGGCTCCACCCGGCCCTGGGAGCGGTCCTGGGCGGTGATGGCGGCACTGTCTGCGGTCGTGGTCACGTCGGCCCCTCTCGATGGTCTCCCTGCTGCACAACGGTAGTAGCTTTCGAAAGGTTGCGCCAAACACACGTTCGAGTGAAAAAGTCCGATTCACCTGACGCGATCAAGTGTCCGGGTGTATGGCTCGCGCGGTGTCCAGCGGGCAAAAGCGCCCATTGTTGTACTCTTCACCGCCGGGGCGGATGGCCTCGCGGCCGTCGCCAGTGTGCCATTCGAACGGTGAACGACCGGTGGCCGGGTCCGTCCGCCGTGTGATCCCCGCCGTATCGCACCGAGGGCTCCGCGCGGCCTTCACGGTATCCCCGTGTCCCCGCCCGGCCGTGCGGGACGCTCGCGCGTGTCGCTCCGGCGCGCTCCAGGGCGGCTCCTGGCGCCTCTGTCCACAGCGACACGCGCGTCTGCCGCGAAATCTGGGTCATCCCTACATGTAGTGGTGAGGCGGCTACAGGGCCCCACAAGTTGTGGTTGATCTTGGACCCCGGGTCTTTCGGGCCTCCGCGATCGCCTATGCTTGGGGCTGCTTCGTGAGGCCCCTGAGGCCCGGCGAGGCCATCGAGTCTGCTGTGAGGAGGGTTGGAGAATCATGCACTGCCCCTTCTGCAGGCACCCCGACAGTCGGGTGGTCGACAGCCGTACGACCGACGACGGCACGTCGATCCGCAGGCGCCGCCAGTGCCCCGACTGCTCCCGTCGTTTCACGACCGTGGAGACGTGTTCGCTCATGGTGGTGAAGCGGTCCGGTGTCACCGAGCCGTTCAGCCGCACCAAGGTCATCAACGGTGTGCGCAAGGCGTGCCAGGGGCGTCCCGTGACCGAGGACGCGCTCGCCCAGCTCGGCCAGCGGGTCGAGGAGGCGGTGCGGGCCACCGGGAGTGCCGAGCTGACCACCCACGACGTGGGGCTGGCCATACTCGGCCCGCTGCAGGAACTCGACCTCGTCGCCTATCTGCGGTTCGCCTCGGTCTACCGGGCGTTCAACTCGCTGGAGGACTTCGAGGCCGCCATCGCCGAACTGCGCGAAGTGACGCCGGACCCCGCCGCGGACGACGGGCACGTCGAGGACGCGGCCGCGGGGAGCCAGGAAGACCAGAGCGGGACGGGACGGACCACCCAGGTCCCCGTGCCCGCGCGCGCCGCCGACTGACCGGCCGGCGCACCCAAGACCTGTCGCGGGGTCGCAGCTGAGGCTGCCCGCGGCACCAGACAGAACACATGCCCTGGGAACATCGGGGCATTTCAGGGCGTTTTCGCCCGTACATGGGAGGCGGCATGACAGAGACGGCGAGCGGTCCGGCGCGAGGTTCCCGCACCAAGGGCGCCAAGGCCGGCAAGGGGCTGCGCGTCGAGCGCGTCCACACCACCCCCGGCGTGCATCCGTACGACGAGGTGGCGTGGGAGCCCCGTGACGTCGTCATGACCAACTGGCGCGACGGCTCGATCAACTTCGAGCAGCGTGGCGTCGAGTTCCCCGACTTCTGGTCGGTGAACGCGGTCAACATCGTCACCAGCAAGTACTTCCGGGGCGCCGTGGGCACCCCGCAGCGCGAGACCGGGCTCAAGCAGCTCATCGACCGCATCGTGAAGACGTACCGCAAGGCCGGCGAGGACCACTCCTACTTCGCCTCGCCCGCCGATGCCGAGATCTTCGAGCACGAGCTGGCCTACGCCCTGCTGCACCAGATCTTCAGCTTCAACAGCCCGGTCTGGTTCAACGTCGGCACGCCGCAGCCCCAGCAGGTCTCCGCCTGCTTCATCCTGTCCGTCGACGACTCCATGGAGTCGATCCTCGACTGGTACAAGGAAGAGGGCATGATCTTCAAGGGCGGTTCGGGCGCCGGTCTGAACCTGTCCCGCATCCGCTCCTCCAAGGAGCTGCTCTCCTCCGGCGGCAACGCCTCCGGTCCCGTCTCCTTCATGCGGGGCGCCGACGCCTCCGCCGGAACCATCAAGTCCGGTGGCGCCACCCGCCGCGCGGCCAAGATGGTCGTCCTCGACGTCGATCACCCCGACATCGAGGACTTCATCCAGACGAAGGTCAGCGAGGAGGAGAAGATCCGCGTCCTGCGCGACGCGGGCTTCGACATGGACCTGGGCGGCGACGACATCACGTCCGTCCAGTACCAGAACGCCAACAACTCGGTCCGCGTGAACGACGAGTTCATGCGCGCGGTCGAGAACGGCACCGACTTCGGCCTGCGGGCCCGCATGACCGGTGAGGTCATCGAGGAGGTCGACGCCAAGGCGCTCTTCCGCAAGATTGCCGAGGCCGCCTGGGCCTGTGCCGACCCGGGCATCCAGTACGACGACATGATCAACAACTGGCACACCTGCCCCGAGTCCGGCCGCATCACCGCGTCGAACCCGTGCAGCGAGTACATGCACCTGGACAACACGTCCTGCAACCTCGCCTCGCTGAACCTGATGAAGTTCCTGAAGGACGACGGCAAGGGCAACCAGTCCTTCGAGACCGAGCGCTTCCAGAAGGTCGTCGAGCTGGTCATCACCGCGATGGACATCTCGATCTGCTTCGCGGACTTCCCGACCCAGAAGATCGGCGAGAACACCCGCGCCTTCCGTCAGCTCGGCATCGGCTACGCCAACCTCGGCGCCCTGCTGATGGCGACCGGCCACGCGTACGACTCCGACGGCGGCCGCGCCCTCGCCGGTGCCATCACCTCCCTGATGACCGGCACGGCCTACCGCCGCTCGGCCGAACTGGCCGCCGTGGTCGGCCCGTACGACGGCTACGCCCGTAACGCCGACGCCCACCGGCGCGTCATGAAGCAGCACGCCGACGCCAACGCCGTGGCCGTCCACATGGACGACCTGGACAACCCGGTGTGGGCCGCCGCCACCGAGGCGTGGCAGGACGTGGTGCGCCTGGGCGAGAAGAACGGTTTCCGTAACTCGCAGGCGTCCGTGCTCGCCCCGACCGGCACCATCGGTCTGGCGATGTCCTGCGACACCACCGGTGTCGAGCCGGACCTCGCGCTGGTGAAGTTCAAGAAGCTCGTCGGCGGCGGCTCGATGCAGATCGTCAACGGCACCGTGCCGCAGGCCCTGCGCCGCCTGGGCTACCAGGAGGAGCAGATCGAGGCGGTCGTCGCCCACATCGCCGAGAACGGCAATGTGATCGACGCCCCGGGTCTCAAGCCCGAGCACTACGAGGTGTTCGACTGCGCCATGGGCGAGCGCGCCATCTCCCCGATGGGCCACGTCCGCATGATGGCCGCGATCCAGCCCTGGATCTCCGGCGCCATCTCCAAGACGGTCAACATGCCGGAGACGGCGTCCGTCGAGGAGGTCGAGGAGATCTACTTCGAGGCGTGGAAGCTGGGCGTCAAGGCGCTCGCCATCTACCGTGACAACTGCAAGGTCGGCCAGCCCCTCTCCGCCAAGACGAAGGAGAAGGAGCAGGCCGAGGTCACCGAGAAGACCGAGGCGACGATCCGCGAGGCCGTCGAGAAGGTCATCGAGTACCGCCCGGTCCGCAGGCGTCTGCCCAAGGGCCGTCCCGGCATCACCACGTCCTTCACGGTCGGCGGCGCCGAGGGCTACATGACCGCCAACTCCTACCCGGACGACGGTCTCGGCGAGGTCTTCCTGAAGATGTCCAAGCAGGGCTCCACGCTCGCGGGCATGATGGACGCCTTCTCCATCGCCGTGTCGGTGGGCCTCCAGTACGGCGTGCCGCTGGAGACCTACGTCTCGAAGTTCACCAACATGCGCTTCGAGCCGGCCGGTATGACGGACGACCCGGACGTGCGGATGGCGCAGTCGATCGTCGACTACATCTTCCGCCGCCTGGCGCTGGACTTCCTGCCCTTCGAGACCCGCTCCGCGCTCGGCATCCACTCCGCCGAGGAGCGTCAGCGTCACCTGGAGACCGGTTCGTACGAGCCGTCCATCGAGGAGGACGAGGTCGACGTCGAGGGTCTGGCCCAGTCCGCCCCGCGCCACACCGAGCTGACGACGGTCGCCACGCCGAAGGCCGAGTCGGAGGCCGCCAGGCCGGCCCCCAAGCAGGCTCACACCAGCGCCGAGCTGGTCGAAATGCAGCTCGGCATCCAGGCCGACGCCCCGCTCTGCTTCTCCTGCGGCACCAAGATGCAGCGCGCCGGCTCCTGCTACATCTGCGAGGGCTGCGGCTCGACCAGCGGTTGCAGCTGATCAACGGCTGAGCCCGTGACACGGGCCCGGTGAAGGGGCGTCGGCCGATCGGCCGGCGCCCCTTTCGTGGCCGGAACGCTCACGTACGACGTTTGGAGCCCATCACGCGGGTAAAGGTCGCAGGGTCCTCGTCGAAGCCATGGACGCCCGGGTGGAAGGCCCATTCGCCGGAGGCGTCGCGGGTGAACTCGGCGACGACGGCCGCCGTGGCGTCCTGGGCGGTGGTGAAGTCGGCCTCGAAGTGGGTCGTGTAGCCCTCCGCGACGCGGACCGCCGGGCTCAGGACCGAGGCGAACGTGGTGCGGTTCTGGTTCTGCTGGATGACGACGCCGACCACCACGCGCGCGTAGCGGGCGTCCAGGCGGCCGAGTTCGAGCTTCATGACCTCGTCCCAGCCGAACCCCTTGCCGTCGGGGCTGTCCCGGTTGAGGAAGATCGTGCCGTCCGGGGAGCGGCTGTCGAAGTGCACCAGATAGGCCGGTTCCCCGTAAGCGTCCGCCGCCGTGAACGTCGCCGCGACGACATCCAGGTCGGAGGGCGGCCGCCCCGCCGGACTGGGGTCCCACTTGAGCGCGACCTCGACCTCGCGGATTCCCTTGCTGACCCCGGTCACCAGGTCTCCCCTTCCCCGTGAAGTTCCCCGTGAAGCGCCATCATCCCCAACTCCCTTGTCGCTGGGTCTTTTTCCCATCGTGTCACGCATGAGACGCCGGTGCGCGGACGAACTCCGCCAGAGCGTGACCGGCGCCACGCCGGGTGGCCTTACGATGGCGCGGTGCTGGTCAAGTGGATTCGCTGCACCGTGGTGGACCGTCGGGGGTTCGAGCGCGGGCAGCGGAAATGGGCGGGGCTTCTGGGGGAGCCGGGGTTTCGGGGACAGGGCGGAGGCTGGAGCCGGCACCGGCCGGGAGTGGCGCACATCTTCGCCTTCTGGGAGAGCCGCGCCTTCTACGACTCCTTCATGGCCCGCTCGTACGACCGGCTGGCCGCGTCCCAGTCCGGCACGTTCAAGGACTCCCAGGCCAGGCTGTTCGAGTACCGCTTCGACGTGAAGACCGGCTTCGAGCCCCGGTTCACCGACGCCGACCTGGTCCGCGTCGCCCTGTGCCGGGTCCACGAGGAGCGCGTCGAGCACTTCACGCTGATGCAGGAGAAGGTCTGGAACCCGGCGATGGCCGGCTCGCCCGGCATGATCCGGGGCATGTTCGGCGAGGGCGCCGAACACGACTTCCTGGTGCTGTCGATGTGGCGCGCGGCGGCCGAACACGGAAAGTACCGCACCGAACGCGTGGAGCGGCTGGCCCTGCGTGCCCAGACCGAGGCCGACATCGCCTCCCTCACCGGCGACATCGTGGAACTGGAGCCCTCCTGGACGGTCTGAGCCGGGCGAGCGGTGTGACCTACGCCGTATGCGGGCCGTACGAGTCCCCGGCCCCGCCCCGCTCCCCGTAGGGTTTCCGACATGGCACGACCACGGCGCATCGTCCTTGTCCGGCACGGGGAGTCAGTGGGCAACGTCGATGACTCCGTGTACGAGCGCGAGCCCGACCACGCCCTCGCGCTCACCGACCGGGGCCGGGAGCAGGCGGAGGAGAGCGGCAAGCACCTGCGGGAGATCTTCGGCGAGGAACGCGTGAGCGTCTACGTCTCCCCGTACCGCCGCACCCACGAGACCCTGGACGCCTTCCGGCTCGACCCGGACCTCATACGCGTGCGCGAGGAGCCCCGGCTGCGCGAGCAGGACTGGGGCAACTGGCAGGAACGCGACGACGTGAAGCTCCAGAAGGCGTACCGGGACGCGTACGGGCACTTCTTTTTCCGCTTCCCCCAGGGCGAGTCCGGCGCAGACGTGTACGACCGCGTCGGCGGCTTCCTGGAGAGCCTGTTCCGCAGTTTCGAGGAGCCCGACCACCCGCCGAACGTCCTGCTGGTGACGCACGGCCTGGCGATGCGGCTGTTCTGCATGCGGTGGTTCCACTGGACGGTGGCCGAATTCGAGTCCCTGTCCAATCCGGGCAACGCCGAGGTGCGCATGCTCGTTCTCGGGGAGGACGGCAAGTACGTCCTGGACAAGCCCTTCGAGCGCTGGCGGGACCCGGTCCCGCACTGGATCGACCGATAGGCTGGCGGGAAGATGACCTCTGAATCCTTCCCTCTTCCCGCCGGGCGCCTGGAGCGCGCCCTGGCCAGCCTGCGGGGCCTCGCGGTGGGCGACGCGCTCGGCTCCCAGTTCTTCGTCCCGGTCAACCACCCGCTGCTCAAGCGCCACGAACTGCCCGCCGGGCCCTGGCAGTGGACCGACGACACGGAGATGGCCTGCTCCGTCGTGTCGG comes from the Streptomyces seoulensis genome and includes:
- a CDS encoding diaminobutyrate--2-oxoglutarate transaminase family protein, which produces MAVTESEADSTHRVTPAVHEGILRRQSARESAARTYARALPIVPVRARGLTIEGADGRRYLDCLSGAGALALGHNHPVVLEAIRKVLDSGAPLSVLDLATPVKDAFITELFRTLPAGFADRARVQFCGPAGTDAVEAALKLVRAATGRNGILAFTGAYHGMTAGALAASGGAPDLQVGRLPYPQDYRCPFGVGGPRGAELAARWTESVLDDPKSGVPRPAGMILEPVQGEGGVIPAPDDWLRRLRRVTADRSIPLIADEVQTGVGRTGAFWAVDHSGITPDVMVLSKAIGGSLPLAVVVYREELDVWQPGAHAGTFRGNQLAMAAGTATLAHVRENGLAERAATLGDRMLKQLRQLQDEFACVGDVRGRGLMIGVELVDPAGESVPEARRSEADGWDFAPAPHPADPELAAAVQRECLDRGLIVELGGRHNSVVRLLPPLTISDEQASAVLDRLADAVTAASRDRRHTG
- a CDS encoding GNAT family N-acetyltransferase yields the protein MSVTETGAAEALPLPAAPDRSPGADTGASALLWDNEETLDLRLPPEFAALRAALPGQAASPRDADLLDGLRTWGPTPTPAGTFELIPVHPDRDLPLIHGWMNDPAVAQYWELAGTPDLTERHLRAQLDGDGRSVPCLGMLDGTAMSYWEIYRADLDPLARFYQARPHDTGIHLLIGDAAHRGGGLGSALLTAVAELVMEHRRTCTRVVAEPDMRNTPSVIAFRNAGFQCRAEIELPGKRAALMIRDRVRPELS
- a CDS encoding ATP-dependent DNA helicase, translated to MTKPSLPELLHAAVSAVGGTERPGQVTMAEAVAEAIDDTSHLLVQAGTGTGKSLGYLVPALAHGERVVVATATLALQRQLVERDLPRTVDALHPLLRRRPEFAMLKGRSNYLCLHRLHEGMPQDEEDGLFDQFEAAAPTSKLGQDLLRLRDWSDETENGDRDDLTPGVSDRAWAQVSVSSRECLGASKCAYGAECFAEMARERAKLADVVVTNHALLAIDAIEGAPVLPQHEVLIVDEAHDLVSRVTGAATGELTPGQVNRAVRRSAKLVNEKAADQLQTAAEGFERLMELALPGRLEEIPEDLGYALAALRDAARTVITALGSTRDKSVQDEDAVRKQAVASVETVYAVAERVLNGSEWDVVWYERHDRFGASLRVAPMSVSGLLREKLFTDRSVVLTSATLKLGGDFNGVGASLGLAPEGTEGDDLPQWKGIDVGSPFDYRKQGILYIAKHLARPARDGDRGDMLDELTELIQAAGGRTLGLFSSMRAAQLAAEELRVRIPEFPILLQGEETLGELIKNFAADPRTCLFGTLSLWQGVDVPGPSCQLVVMDKIPFPRPDDPLMSARQKAVEDAGGNGFMAVAATHAALLMAQGAGRLVRASGDRGVVAVLDQRLATARYGSYLKASLPDFWTTTDRNQVRKSLAAIDAMAKQAEGAEEE
- the lexA gene encoding transcriptional repressor LexA; translation: MTTTADSAAITAQDRSQGRVEPVHAMNEATPEGHKRSQPGRPPGIRADSSGLTDRQRRVIEVIRDSVQRRGYPPSMREIGQAVGLSSTSSVAHQLMALERKGFLRRDPHRPRAYEVRGSDQAVSVQPTDTAGKPAASYVPLVGRIAAGGPILAEESVEDVFPLPRQLVGDGELFVLKVVGDSMIEAAICDGDWVTVRRQPVAENGDIVAAMLDGEATVKRFKREDGHVWLLPHNAAYEPIPGDDATILGKVVAVLRRV
- the nrdR gene encoding transcriptional regulator NrdR translates to MHCPFCRHPDSRVVDSRTTDDGTSIRRRRQCPDCSRRFTTVETCSLMVVKRSGVTEPFSRTKVINGVRKACQGRPVTEDALAQLGQRVEEAVRATGSAELTTHDVGLAILGPLQELDLVAYLRFASVYRAFNSLEDFEAAIAELREVTPDPAADDGHVEDAAAGSQEDQSGTGRTTQVPVPARAAD